One stretch of Saccharopolyspora erythraea DNA includes these proteins:
- a CDS encoding SAM-dependent methyltransferase, producing the protein MVVISAKTCFLAPSVARVYDFLLGGKDHYAVDREVAQQVLAIAPDAGRAARANRAFLRRAVRHLVADAGIRQFIDLGSGLPARGNVHEIAHSVDPGARVVYVDNDPMVVAHNRALLADDATTTAVHADVVRLEEIVGDPEVRRFIDFDEPVGVLLFAVLHHVREEDDPAGIAATLRRALPSGSHLALSHFHNPAEANPEVARQAETSEKLFVDAFGGGCWRSRAEILDLLGGFDVLEPGVVPLAEWRPDPADPSPSLDLMHHQFLGAVARKP; encoded by the coding sequence ATGGTGGTGATCTCGGCGAAGACCTGCTTCCTCGCACCGAGCGTCGCGCGCGTCTACGACTTCCTCCTCGGCGGCAAGGACCATTACGCCGTCGACCGCGAGGTGGCCCAGCAGGTCCTGGCCATCGCGCCGGACGCCGGCCGGGCGGCCCGGGCCAACCGGGCCTTCCTGCGGCGAGCAGTGCGCCACCTGGTCGCCGACGCCGGGATTCGGCAGTTCATCGACCTCGGTTCGGGGCTGCCTGCGCGGGGCAACGTGCACGAGATCGCGCACTCCGTCGATCCGGGCGCCCGCGTCGTCTACGTCGACAACGACCCCATGGTCGTCGCCCACAACCGTGCGCTGCTCGCCGACGATGCCACCACCACGGCCGTCCACGCCGATGTCGTGCGCCTCGAGGAGATCGTGGGCGACCCGGAGGTCCGCAGGTTCATCGACTTCGACGAACCCGTGGGCGTCCTGCTGTTCGCGGTCCTCCACCACGTGCGGGAAGAGGACGACCCGGCGGGCATCGCCGCCACCCTGCGCCGCGCCCTCCCCTCCGGGAGCCACCTCGCGCTGTCGCACTTCCACAACCCCGCGGAGGCCAACCCGGAAGTCGCCAGGCAGGCCGAGACCAGCGAGAAGCTGTTCGTCGACGCCTTCGGGGGCGGATGCTGGCGCTCGCGCGCGGAGATCCTCGACCTCCTCGGCGGCTTCGACGTCCTCGAACCCGGCGTGGTGCCGCTGGCCGAATGGCGTCCCGACCCGGCCGACCCGTCGCCGTCGCTGGACCTGATGCACCACCAGTTCCTCGGCGCCGTCGCCCGCAAACCCTGA
- a CDS encoding universal stress protein — translation MTNAEKQYVVVVGVDGSPSSKAALRWAAWHARLVGGGLVALTAWNTSTVYSDRIAAGADYERLLAGALSELVGEIVGEEPVNVQQRVVRDHPAHALLSVVADPDLLVVGNRGHGGFTEAMLGSVGQYCVHHATCPVVVVRE, via the coding sequence GTGACCAACGCCGAGAAGCAGTACGTGGTCGTCGTCGGGGTCGACGGGTCCCCGTCGTCCAAAGCGGCCCTGCGCTGGGCCGCGTGGCACGCGCGCCTCGTCGGTGGCGGCCTCGTGGCGTTGACGGCGTGGAACACCTCGACCGTCTACAGCGACCGGATCGCTGCTGGAGCCGACTACGAGCGCCTGCTCGCCGGCGCCCTGTCCGAACTGGTCGGCGAAATCGTCGGCGAGGAACCGGTGAACGTTCAGCAGCGCGTCGTGCGGGACCATCCGGCGCATGCGCTGCTCAGCGTGGTCGCGGACCCCGATCTGCTGGTGGTGGGCAACCGCGGTCACGGTGGCTTCACCGAAGCGATGCTCGGCTCCGTCGGCCAGTACTGCGTCCACCACGCCACCTGCCCCGTCGTGGTGGTCCGCGAGTAG
- a CDS encoding zinc-binding alcohol dehydrogenase family protein has product MGAWVVEAPGPVERGPLSPRDLPLPRAADDELLVRVSVCGVCRTDLHVAEGDLPPHRPAVVPGHEVVGRVVAAGGATTGFGEGDRVGIAWLRRTCQQCAYCRRGRENLCPNSRYTGWDADGGYAEYTTVPADYAYHLPDGYSDEEAAPLLCAGLIGYRAWLRAQLPEGGRLGIYGFGASAHLTAQVAMACGATVHVLTRSEQARELALGLGAASARGAADRPPEPLDSAVLFAPVGELVPVALEALDRGGTLAVAGIHLTDVPPLNYQRHLFSERNLCSVTANTRQDGQEFLRFAARHRMRVTTTAYPFAEADRALEDLARDRVHGAAVIRVAA; this is encoded by the coding sequence ATGGGGGCGTGGGTGGTGGAGGCGCCCGGCCCGGTGGAGCGCGGGCCGCTCAGCCCGAGGGACCTCCCGCTGCCGCGAGCCGCGGATGACGAGCTGCTCGTGCGCGTGTCGGTCTGCGGGGTCTGCCGTACGGACCTGCACGTCGCTGAAGGTGATCTTCCGCCGCACAGGCCGGCGGTGGTACCCGGCCACGAGGTGGTCGGGCGCGTCGTGGCGGCGGGTGGGGCGACGACGGGGTTCGGCGAGGGGGACCGCGTCGGCATCGCCTGGTTGCGCCGCACCTGCCAGCAGTGCGCGTACTGCCGCCGGGGCCGGGAGAACCTGTGCCCGAACTCCCGCTACACCGGATGGGACGCTGACGGCGGCTACGCTGAGTACACCACCGTGCCCGCCGATTACGCCTACCACTTGCCGGACGGCTACTCCGACGAGGAAGCCGCGCCGTTGCTGTGCGCGGGGCTGATCGGCTATCGGGCGTGGCTGCGGGCGCAACTGCCCGAAGGCGGCCGCCTGGGTATCTACGGCTTCGGCGCCAGCGCGCATCTCACCGCCCAGGTCGCCATGGCCTGCGGCGCGACGGTGCACGTGCTGACGCGCTCGGAGCAGGCCCGGGAGCTGGCGCTCGGACTGGGCGCGGCCTCGGCGCGCGGGGCGGCCGACCGTCCGCCGGAGCCGTTGGACTCGGCGGTGCTGTTCGCGCCGGTCGGAGAGCTCGTTCCCGTCGCGCTGGAGGCGCTGGACCGGGGCGGGACCCTGGCGGTCGCGGGCATCCACCTCACCGACGTGCCGCCGCTGAACTACCAGCGGCACCTGTTCTCCGAACGGAACCTGTGCAGCGTCACGGCCAACACGCGCCAGGACGGTCAGGAGTTCCTCCGGTTCGCCGCGCGCCACCGGATGCGGGTCACCACGACCGCTTACCCGTTCGCGGAGGCCGACCGGGCGCTGGAAGACCTCGCCCGAGACCGGGTGCACGGTGCGGCGGTGATCAGGGTCGCCGCCTGA
- a CDS encoding Acg family FMN-binding oxidoreductase, whose translation MSSFPSALGLSPQQTEDVVRAAAAAPSLHNSQPWRFRLSPNVIELHGDPRRRLPAADPADRELRLACGAALMNLRLALTHAGVRPVVTLLPRLAGPLALAEVRVQGRGAPAPADEMLYRAIPARRSNRRPFLDTAVPAGDRHQLEKAVREEHCRLHVIERHERAGLERLVQRAHREQMNDPAFREELARWTGVPQGTAEGVPVASAGPEPEPQDQWVVRDFSGGQARQRVAGKDFEDEPLLVVLCSYRAGKIEDLEAGQALQRMLLTATSQGLSASLLSQVVEVAQAHAELRRLLGEGLWPQAVVRVGYGSPMPRTPRREPWELVMDSGSPVNSPD comes from the coding sequence ATGAGCTCGTTTCCCTCCGCGTTGGGGTTGTCCCCGCAGCAGACCGAGGACGTGGTCCGGGCGGCCGCTGCAGCACCGTCGCTGCACAACAGCCAGCCGTGGCGGTTCCGGCTCTCGCCGAACGTGATCGAGTTGCACGGCGACCCGCGGCGCCGGCTCCCCGCGGCCGACCCGGCCGACCGGGAACTGCGGCTGGCCTGTGGTGCGGCGCTGATGAACCTGCGGCTGGCCCTCACGCACGCCGGTGTGCGGCCGGTGGTGACCCTGCTGCCGCGACTGGCGGGTCCGTTGGCGCTGGCCGAGGTCCGCGTCCAGGGCCGCGGGGCGCCCGCGCCCGCCGACGAGATGCTGTACCGGGCGATCCCGGCGCGGCGCAGCAACCGGCGTCCGTTCCTCGACACCGCCGTACCCGCGGGCGATCGCCACCAGTTGGAGAAGGCGGTGCGCGAGGAGCACTGCCGGTTGCACGTGATCGAAAGGCATGAGCGGGCCGGGCTGGAACGGCTGGTGCAGCGTGCTCACCGGGAGCAGATGAACGATCCGGCGTTCCGCGAGGAGCTGGCCCGCTGGACCGGAGTACCGCAGGGGACGGCCGAGGGCGTTCCGGTGGCGAGCGCGGGACCGGAGCCCGAACCGCAGGACCAGTGGGTGGTGCGCGACTTCTCGGGCGGTCAGGCGCGGCAGCGCGTGGCGGGCAAGGACTTCGAGGATGAACCGCTGCTCGTGGTGCTGTGTTCGTACCGCGCGGGCAAGATCGAGGATCTGGAGGCGGGCCAGGCGTTGCAGCGGATGCTGCTGACGGCGACGTCGCAGGGCCTGTCGGCGTCCTTGCTGTCCCAGGTGGTGGAGGTCGCGCAGGCGCACGCGGAGTTGCGGCGGCTGCTCGGGGAAGGACTGTGGCCGCAGGCGGTGGTCCGCGTCGGCTATGGCTCGCCGATGCCGCGCACTCCGCGGCGCGAGCCGTGGGAACTGGTGATGGACTCCGGCTCGCCGGTGAACAGCCCGGACTGA
- a CDS encoding universal stress protein, whose translation MVNAGNPVVAAVDGSEHALDAAVWAADEAQRRGAALQVVIANDDPARADYAGKALRQAADRCREHAPGLRVTEEALTGYPAGELIKRSDHAQVLVTGSHGRGGFPGALLGSVSKDVATHAHCPVIVIRSDHTSATGPVVVGVDDSPGSRAALRFAFDAATQRGCELLVMQMWREEGLLAVPLPPEDAQRVEDAIERSLIEQTAELRQNYPDVPVRHVAERAHPVAALANASGDARLVVVGHRGRGGFRELLLGSVASGVLHHARCPVAVVREAR comes from the coding sequence ATGGTCAACGCCGGCAACCCGGTCGTCGCGGCCGTCGACGGATCCGAGCACGCCCTCGACGCGGCCGTCTGGGCCGCCGACGAAGCCCAGCGGCGTGGGGCCGCCCTGCAGGTGGTGATCGCCAACGACGACCCGGCGCGGGCCGACTACGCCGGAAAGGCGCTCCGCCAGGCCGCCGACCGCTGCCGCGAGCACGCACCCGGCCTGCGCGTCACCGAGGAAGCGCTCACCGGCTACCCGGCCGGAGAACTGATCAAGCGCAGCGACCACGCCCAAGTGCTCGTCACCGGCTCGCACGGGCGCGGCGGCTTCCCCGGCGCCCTGCTCGGTTCGGTGAGCAAGGACGTGGCCACCCACGCCCACTGCCCGGTGATCGTCATCCGCTCCGACCACACGTCCGCCACCGGTCCCGTCGTGGTCGGTGTGGACGACTCGCCCGGCAGCCGTGCCGCTCTGCGCTTCGCCTTCGACGCCGCGACCCAGCGCGGCTGCGAGCTGCTCGTGATGCAGATGTGGCGGGAGGAGGGCCTGCTCGCGGTGCCCCTGCCACCCGAGGACGCCCAGCGGGTCGAGGACGCGATCGAGCGCTCGCTGATCGAGCAGACCGCCGAGCTGCGGCAGAACTACCCCGACGTGCCCGTGCGTCACGTCGCCGAACGCGCGCACCCCGTCGCCGCGCTGGCCAACGCCTCCGGTGATGCCCGGCTCGTGGTGGTCGGCCATCGCGGACGCGGCGGCTTCCGGGAGCTGCTCCTCGGCTCGGTAGCCAGCGGCGTGCTGCACCACGCGCGGTGCCCGGTGGCCGTCGTCCGCGAAGCGCGGTGA
- a CDS encoding universal stress protein: METQAPVVVGVDGSEQSLAAATWAADDAALRRAPLRPVLVTDLPPYGGEPEKVLHSAVLRATGHHPDLATESEVRRGNPARELVAESGGAQLLVVGSRGRSPVRARLLGSVSTKVATHAHCPTVVVRDHPADSGPVVVGLDNSPHSRAALRFAFGEAAARGSELVAVQVWEEDEYAPVVPLLDIEVAERTDETRRALSEQLAGWSQDYPTVAVREIARRGNPVVALTTLGKDAQLVVVGHRGRGGFAGMLLGSVATGVLDHAPCPVAVVRDRTK; this comes from the coding sequence ATGGAGACGCAGGCGCCCGTGGTCGTGGGGGTGGACGGTTCCGAGCAGTCGCTGGCCGCGGCGACGTGGGCGGCCGACGACGCCGCGCTGCGGCGCGCGCCGTTGCGGCCGGTGCTGGTCACAGACCTGCCCCCGTACGGGGGCGAGCCCGAGAAGGTGCTGCACTCAGCCGTGCTGCGCGCTACGGGGCACCACCCCGACCTGGCCACCGAGTCCGAGGTCCGGCGCGGTAACCCCGCCCGCGAACTGGTGGCCGAGTCCGGAGGTGCCCAGCTGCTCGTCGTCGGCTCCCGCGGGCGCAGCCCGGTGCGGGCGAGACTGCTCGGTTCGGTCAGCACCAAGGTCGCCACCCACGCCCACTGCCCGACCGTCGTGGTCCGCGACCACCCCGCCGACAGCGGCCCCGTGGTCGTCGGGCTGGACAACTCGCCCCACAGCCGAGCGGCCCTGCGGTTCGCCTTCGGCGAGGCGGCCGCACGCGGCAGCGAGCTCGTGGCCGTGCAGGTCTGGGAAGAAGACGAGTACGCCCCCGTCGTGCCGCTGCTCGACATCGAGGTCGCCGAGCGAACCGACGAGACCCGGCGAGCCCTGTCCGAACAGCTGGCCGGGTGGTCGCAGGACTACCCCACCGTGGCAGTGCGCGAGATCGCCCGGCGCGGGAACCCCGTGGTCGCGTTGACGACCTTGGGAAAGGACGCGCAACTGGTCGTCGTGGGACACCGCGGGCGTGGTGGCTTCGCGGGGATGCTGCTGGGGTCGGTGGCCACGGGCGTACTGGACCACGCCCCGTGTCCCGTCGCCGTCGTGCGAGACCGGACGAAGTGA
- a CDS encoding universal stress protein codes for MTEERVYTIVVGVDGSPASREALRWALWHAGLTHGSVTALMAWDTPLIYNWEVPGLEDFGTTTARYLDEVINEVGGRTSVPVSKEVAQAHPARALLDAARDKGADLLVVGNRGHGGLTGALLGSVSQYCVHHAHCPVVIVRGPQ; via the coding sequence ATGACCGAGGAACGCGTCTACACGATCGTGGTCGGCGTTGACGGCTCACCAGCCTCCAGGGAAGCGCTGCGGTGGGCGCTGTGGCACGCCGGCCTCACCCACGGTTCCGTCACGGCGCTGATGGCCTGGGACACGCCGCTGATCTACAACTGGGAAGTGCCCGGTCTGGAGGATTTCGGCACGACCACCGCCCGGTACCTCGACGAGGTGATCAACGAGGTGGGCGGCCGGACCTCGGTTCCCGTCAGCAAGGAGGTCGCCCAGGCCCATCCGGCCAGGGCGCTGCTCGATGCCGCGCGGGACAAGGGCGCTGACCTGCTCGTCGTGGGCAACCGCGGGCACGGCGGACTGACCGGGGCACTGCTGGGCTCGGTCAGCCAGTACTGCGTGCACCACGCCCACTGCCCGGTCGTCATCGTTCGGGGCCCGCAGTAG
- a CDS encoding YrhB domain-containing protein — protein MIDPIRSAATWLEQVYGGSVGVTDPAPVAEGRHSWLVRCGHRDAAAQPMLAGTVAVPKDGRAPFPVANAAPIDEALNLAPPPAPVFPGREPWRWRVNARNCVVAVDAVLRGAQASALPWKPADERPDWWSRLLAEHFPDATTTAHRTWATALDVIAAGGPNTCAVVWLRRRFRGTEVTGHLLYAKYADGAVLVLDPQRGMPAELRDEEVHELTVATFRREPATAEPIPVPWRSAAPDLDSAVAKATAWLEATYGGEVVLVAPAAEDELRRGWLFACTTETFVRTGDWRDQLLDSALVVPKDAEEDPFGLPNEDPWEYLRHWDAHAQNLPEPPDPGAAAWFEPTMRDLGPVLGTSHHTAWPEVISQVQTLPPDTGAVVWLRRKDRRGRETVGNLLVATNDGGKARIADPRNPTAVPRLEDSPFGLLLVTYRDTRARL, from the coding sequence ATGATCGATCCGATCCGCAGCGCAGCCACTTGGCTGGAGCAGGTCTACGGCGGAAGCGTCGGCGTCACCGACCCGGCGCCGGTCGCCGAGGGACGGCACAGCTGGCTGGTCCGGTGCGGCCACCGGGACGCCGCCGCGCAGCCCATGCTGGCCGGCACCGTCGCCGTCCCGAAGGACGGACGCGCCCCCTTCCCCGTCGCGAACGCCGCGCCGATCGACGAAGCCCTCAACCTCGCGCCGCCTCCGGCGCCCGTCTTCCCCGGGCGCGAACCGTGGCGCTGGCGGGTCAACGCGCGCAACTGCGTGGTCGCGGTCGACGCCGTCCTGCGAGGCGCGCAGGCGAGCGCGCTGCCGTGGAAGCCGGCCGACGAGCGCCCGGACTGGTGGAGCCGCCTGCTGGCCGAGCACTTCCCGGACGCGACCACCACCGCGCACCGCACCTGGGCGACGGCGCTGGACGTGATCGCGGCGGGAGGACCGAACACCTGCGCGGTGGTCTGGCTGCGCCGCCGGTTCCGCGGCACCGAGGTCACCGGACACCTGCTGTACGCCAAGTACGCCGACGGCGCCGTGCTGGTGCTCGACCCCCAGCGCGGGATGCCCGCCGAACTCCGCGACGAGGAGGTCCACGAGCTGACCGTCGCCACGTTCCGCCGGGAGCCCGCGACCGCCGAGCCCATCCCGGTGCCCTGGCGGAGCGCCGCTCCCGACCTCGACTCCGCGGTGGCCAAGGCGACGGCGTGGCTGGAGGCCACCTACGGCGGCGAGGTCGTCCTCGTCGCCCCCGCGGCCGAGGACGAGCTGCGCCGCGGCTGGCTGTTCGCCTGCACCACCGAGACCTTCGTGCGCACCGGTGACTGGCGCGACCAGCTGCTGGACTCCGCGCTCGTCGTCCCCAAGGACGCCGAGGAAGACCCATTCGGCCTGCCCAACGAGGACCCGTGGGAATACCTGCGGCACTGGGACGCGCACGCGCAGAACCTGCCGGAGCCCCCGGACCCGGGCGCCGCCGCCTGGTTCGAGCCGACGATGCGCGACCTGGGACCGGTGCTCGGCACGAGCCACCACACCGCTTGGCCAGAGGTGATCTCCCAGGTGCAGACGCTGCCGCCGGACACCGGCGCCGTGGTGTGGTTGCGGCGCAAGGACCGGAGAGGCCGCGAGACCGTCGGGAACCTCCTGGTGGCCACCAACGACGGCGGCAAGGCCCGCATCGCGGACCCGCGCAACCCGACCGCCGTGCCCCGGCTGGAGGACAGCCCGTTCGGACTGCTGCTCGTCACCTACCGCGACACCCGCGCCCGGCTCTGA
- a CDS encoding toxin glutamine deamidase domain-containing protein yields the protein MTNPLVAQRQDSTQGFSGVPILESVDETRKAIESGDWAAGVLGAVGTGLDALGMALDPFGAILAAGVGWLMEHVGPVSDALDSLTGDPDEIKAHSETWKNIGAELAAIAADMTDLVDKDTAGWTGQAGDAYRARSADTGKLITAAQSAAEGASSGIATAGEVVAAVRTLVRDIIAELVGHLVSWALQVVATLGIGLTWVVPQVVAEVAKVAAKIADITTKLVKAMKSLMPMLTKLGGSFDEAADALKKIKNDSSTAPPPVKTPPPPKQGITDRPADTSPTGADNSGPAGGKGPGTGPDTTTPAGASTPPPPKDVGAPKSGPGGGATPPPLFGAPRPPTPPTTRTGRPIVRPPRPAPSTAPQSAPPPRNVQPQAAPPQNAQPQNVPPHNAPAQKPNVIDASSFKTKEEADAFMKAHFEPVQKINKDKFDSKTAGHDTNCGNCTVATAHTIKTGQSYQVDPAKPMSMDNVASGSVAHGSSGKFQPVPGGYDQLSHDVANQPPGFVASVAARWPNEEVGHFFNVVKQPDGTVVYLDGQSGMPADISKKPSELYAMDYPNAPAVDTNAPAAKPDTPPAQPQAPPTSQQAPASHHDQDVQMADADSPASRPDTPPAVDQDTPMPDAGHARTSSDGDVEMEDVGSPRPSSDEDDMIE from the coding sequence ATGACCAATCCGTTGGTGGCGCAACGGCAGGACTCGACGCAGGGGTTCAGCGGGGTTCCGATCCTGGAGTCGGTGGACGAGACGCGCAAGGCGATCGAGTCCGGTGACTGGGCGGCCGGGGTGCTGGGTGCGGTGGGGACCGGTCTGGATGCGCTGGGGATGGCGTTGGATCCGTTCGGGGCGATCCTGGCTGCCGGGGTGGGGTGGCTGATGGAGCACGTCGGCCCGGTCTCGGACGCGCTGGACTCGCTGACTGGGGATCCGGACGAGATCAAGGCGCATTCGGAGACGTGGAAGAACATCGGCGCCGAACTGGCCGCGATCGCCGCGGACATGACCGATTTGGTGGACAAGGACACCGCCGGCTGGACCGGGCAGGCCGGCGATGCCTACCGGGCCCGCAGCGCCGACACCGGCAAGCTGATCACCGCCGCGCAGAGCGCGGCCGAGGGGGCTTCCAGTGGGATCGCCACCGCCGGTGAGGTGGTGGCCGCGGTGCGCACGTTGGTGCGCGACATCATCGCCGAGCTGGTCGGTCATCTGGTGAGCTGGGCGTTGCAGGTGGTGGCCACGCTGGGGATCGGGTTGACCTGGGTGGTGCCGCAGGTGGTGGCCGAGGTCGCCAAGGTCGCCGCCAAGATCGCCGACATCACCACGAAGCTGGTCAAGGCGATGAAGTCGTTGATGCCCATGCTCACAAAGCTGGGCGGTTCCTTCGACGAGGCGGCCGACGCACTCAAGAAGATCAAGAACGACAGCAGCACCGCCCCACCGCCCGTGAAGACCCCGCCACCGCCCAAGCAGGGCATCACCGACCGTCCGGCGGACACCTCTCCGACCGGCGCCGACAACTCCGGCCCCGCGGGCGGCAAGGGCCCCGGCACCGGCCCGGACACGACCACGCCTGCCGGCGCGAGCACTCCACCTCCCCCGAAGGACGTCGGAGCGCCCAAGAGCGGGCCCGGGGGCGGTGCGACGCCCCCGCCGTTGTTCGGGGCACCCCGCCCGCCGACGCCGCCAACGACGCGCACGGGCAGGCCGATCGTCCGGCCTCCCAGGCCCGCGCCGAGCACCGCCCCGCAGAGCGCTCCGCCGCCGCGGAACGTCCAGCCGCAGGCCGCTCCACCGCAGAACGCCCAGCCCCAGAACGTTCCGCCGCACAACGCCCCGGCCCAGAAGCCGAACGTGATCGACGCGAGCAGCTTCAAGACCAAGGAAGAAGCTGACGCCTTCATGAAGGCGCACTTCGAGCCGGTGCAGAAGATCAACAAGGACAAGTTCGACAGCAAGACCGCGGGACACGACACCAACTGCGGCAACTGCACGGTCGCCACCGCGCACACCATCAAGACCGGGCAGTCGTACCAGGTGGACCCGGCCAAGCCCATGAGTATGGACAACGTGGCGAGCGGTTCGGTGGCGCACGGTTCCAGCGGGAAGTTCCAGCCGGTCCCGGGTGGCTACGACCAGCTCAGCCATGACGTCGCCAACCAACCGCCCGGGTTCGTGGCGTCCGTTGCGGCGAGGTGGCCCAACGAGGAGGTCGGGCACTTCTTCAACGTGGTCAAGCAGCCCGACGGCACGGTCGTCTACCTCGACGGGCAGAGCGGAATGCCCGCCGACATCAGCAAGAAACCCAGCGAGCTGTACGCGATGGACTACCCGAACGCCCCGGCGGTCGATACGAACGCTCCCGCGGCCAAACCGGACACGCCGCCCGCCCAGCCGCAGGCACCGCCCACAAGCCAGCAGGCACCGGCGAGCCATCACGACCAGGACGTCCAGATGGCGGACGCGGACTCTCCAGCGTCCCGGCCGGATACCCCGCCTGCGGTTGACCAGGACACCCCGATGCCCGATGCCGGCCATGCGCGCACGAGCTCGGATGGGGATGTCGAGATGGAGGACGTGGGTAGTCCGCGACCGAGCTCGGACGAGGACGACATGATCGAATAG
- the glgB gene encoding 1,4-alpha-glucan branching protein GlgB produces MPARSALGDLDLHLLAEGRHERLWDVLGAHHRVQPSSGGSVQGVSFAVWAPRARQVQVRGDFHSRGSGATPLRRLGASGIWETFVPGVPDGATYRFDILGADGRWREKVDPLAFAVQPPPENAAVVHTSDHAWNDADWLARRTARERPMSVYEVHAGSWRRGLGYRELAHELADHVVEAGFTHVELLPVTSHPFGGSWGYQVTSYYAPAPMFGSPDDLRYLVDHMHSRGIGVVLDWVPAHFPRDHWALASFDGAPLYEHPDPRRADHPEWGTLQFDLGRPEVRNFLLASALYWIEQFHADGLRVDAVTSMLYLDYARQDGEWLPNEHGGRENLDAVRFLQELTDTVHRLHPGVLVIAEEATAWPGVTASTCDGGLGFDLKWNLGWMHDTLGYLGQQPGQRAAHRADVVRPLSYAWSERFLLPLSHDEVVHGKGSLWTRMPGDDALRAAGTRCLLAHTWAHPGDQLLFMGGEFGQVREWSEQRSLDWELLADPLHAGILRLTADLNAVYRSTPALHDHGPAGFAWIDGQGAVSDVVSFLRVGHTGPPLACVVNFAPEARWHRLGLPLSGRWREVINTDAAVYCGTGVGNAGSVSAAPEPWQEHPASACVRLPPTGALWLSHAGPA; encoded by the coding sequence ATGCCGGCTAGGAGCGCGCTGGGAGACCTCGACCTGCACCTGCTCGCGGAGGGCAGGCACGAACGGCTGTGGGACGTGCTGGGAGCGCACCACCGCGTCCAGCCCTCGTCCGGCGGTTCGGTCCAGGGTGTGTCCTTCGCGGTGTGGGCGCCGCGCGCCCGGCAGGTCCAGGTGCGCGGTGACTTCCACAGCCGCGGCAGCGGAGCCACTCCCCTGCGCCGGTTGGGGGCCTCCGGCATCTGGGAGACCTTCGTCCCTGGGGTACCGGACGGGGCGACGTACCGCTTCGACATCCTCGGGGCCGACGGCCGCTGGCGGGAGAAAGTGGATCCGCTGGCGTTCGCCGTGCAGCCACCACCGGAGAACGCCGCCGTCGTCCACACCTCCGATCACGCCTGGAACGACGCGGACTGGCTCGCACGCCGCACCGCACGCGAGCGGCCGATGAGCGTGTACGAAGTGCACGCCGGTTCGTGGCGACGCGGCCTCGGATACCGCGAGCTCGCCCACGAACTGGCCGACCACGTCGTGGAAGCCGGGTTCACGCACGTCGAGCTGCTCCCGGTGACCAGCCATCCGTTCGGCGGGTCGTGGGGATACCAGGTCACCTCCTACTACGCCCCCGCACCGATGTTCGGATCACCCGACGACCTCCGGTACCTCGTGGACCACATGCACTCCCGGGGCATCGGTGTCGTGCTGGACTGGGTTCCGGCGCACTTCCCCCGCGACCACTGGGCGCTGGCGAGCTTCGACGGGGCACCGCTGTACGAGCACCCCGACCCGCGACGGGCCGACCACCCCGAGTGGGGCACCCTGCAGTTCGACCTCGGTCGGCCCGAAGTGCGCAACTTCCTGCTCGCCAGCGCCCTGTACTGGATCGAGCAGTTCCACGCCGACGGCCTCCGGGTCGACGCCGTGACCTCGATGCTCTATCTGGACTACGCGCGGCAGGACGGCGAATGGCTTCCCAACGAACACGGGGGCCGCGAGAACCTGGACGCGGTCCGGTTCCTGCAGGAGCTCACCGACACCGTCCACCGGCTGCACCCCGGCGTGCTCGTCATCGCGGAGGAAGCGACCGCGTGGCCGGGCGTCACCGCATCCACGTGCGATGGCGGACTCGGGTTCGACCTCAAGTGGAACCTGGGCTGGATGCACGACACCCTCGGCTACCTCGGCCAGCAGCCCGGGCAGCGCGCCGCGCACCGCGCCGACGTCGTGCGGCCGCTGTCCTACGCCTGGAGCGAGCGGTTCCTGCTGCCCTTGTCCCACGACGAGGTCGTGCACGGGAAGGGTTCGCTGTGGACGCGGATGCCCGGCGACGACGCGCTCAGGGCGGCCGGGACGCGTTGCCTGCTGGCCCACACGTGGGCCCATCCCGGCGATCAGCTCCTGTTCATGGGCGGAGAGTTCGGGCAGGTGCGCGAGTGGTCGGAACAGCGCTCACTCGACTGGGAACTGCTGGCCGATCCGCTGCACGCCGGCATCCTGCGCCTCACGGCCGACCTCAACGCCGTCTACCGCTCGACACCGGCACTGCACGACCACGGTCCTGCCGGTTTCGCGTGGATCGATGGGCAGGGCGCGGTCTCGGACGTCGTCTCGTTCCTCCGCGTCGGCCACACCGGTCCTCCGCTGGCCTGCGTCGTCAACTTCGCGCCCGAGGCGCGTTGGCACCGGCTCGGGCTGCCGCTGTCCGGACGCTGGCGGGAGGTGATCAACACCGACGCGGCGGTCTACTGCGGAACCGGCGTCGGCAACGCCGGCTCGGTCTCGGCAGCGCCCGAACCCTGGCAGGAACACCCCGCGTCCGCCTGCGTGCGCCTACCGCCGACCGGCGCGCTCTGGCTCAGCCACGCAGGTCCGGCCTGA